The following coding sequences are from one Streptomyces sp. NBC_01485 window:
- a CDS encoding calcium:proton antiporter produces MIARLRSVTTRWTSLVPALAVVLLALTWGRDLPGAGVALVTLVLAGAVLAAVHHAEVVAHRVGEPFGSLVLAVAVTIIEVALIVTLMADGGEKSSTLARDTVFAAVMITCNGIVGLCLLVASLRHGTAVFNPEGTGAALATVATLATLSLVLPTFTTSRPGPEFSGVQLTFAALSSLVLYGLFVATQTIRHRDYFLPVTRQGDVITADDHAGAPTSRTALISLGLLGLALIGVVGLAKGVSPTIESAVEAAGLPHAVVGVIIALLVLLPETIAALRSARRDRVQTSLNLAFGSAIASIGLTIPAVALASVWLSGPLVLGLGATHMVLLALTVAVSSLTVVPGRATPLQGGVHLVLFAAYLELAINP; encoded by the coding sequence ATGATCGCTCGGCTCAGGTCGGTCACGACCCGGTGGACGTCCCTCGTGCCGGCACTGGCGGTCGTCCTGCTGGCCCTGACCTGGGGGCGCGATCTGCCCGGCGCGGGCGTCGCGCTGGTGACCCTGGTCCTCGCCGGAGCCGTCCTGGCCGCCGTGCACCACGCGGAGGTCGTCGCCCACCGAGTCGGCGAACCCTTCGGCTCCCTCGTCCTCGCGGTCGCCGTGACGATCATCGAGGTCGCCCTGATCGTCACGCTCATGGCGGACGGCGGCGAGAAGAGCTCGACGCTGGCCAGGGACACGGTCTTCGCGGCCGTGATGATCACTTGCAACGGCATCGTCGGCCTGTGCCTCCTGGTCGCCTCCCTGCGCCACGGCACGGCGGTCTTCAACCCGGAGGGCACCGGAGCCGCCCTGGCCACCGTCGCGACCCTGGCCACGCTCAGCCTCGTCCTGCCGACGTTCACCACCAGCAGACCGGGCCCGGAGTTCTCCGGCGTCCAGCTCACCTTCGCCGCACTGTCCTCGCTGGTCCTCTACGGCCTGTTCGTGGCCACGCAGACCATCCGGCACCGCGACTACTTCCTGCCGGTCACCCGGCAGGGAGACGTGATCACCGCGGACGACCACGCCGGCGCCCCGACCTCCCGGACCGCCCTGATCAGTCTCGGGCTGCTCGGCCTGGCCCTGATCGGCGTCGTGGGCCTCGCCAAAGGGGTCTCGCCCACGATCGAGTCCGCAGTCGAGGCCGCCGGACTGCCCCACGCCGTCGTCGGTGTGATCATCGCCCTGCTCGTGCTGCTCCCCGAGACCATCGCCGCGCTGCGCTCCGCCCGCCGCGACCGGGTACAGACCAGCCTCAACCTCGCGTTCGGCTCCGCGATCGCCAGCATCGGCCTCACCATCCCCGCGGTCGCCCTGGCCTCCGTCTGGCTCTCCGGGCCGCTCGTCCTCGGCCTCGGCGCCACCCACATGGTGCTGCTCGCGCTGACCGTCGCGGTCAGCTCGCTGACGGTCGTCCCGGGCCGGGCCACACCCCTGCAGGGCGGCGTCCACCTCGTACTGTTCGCGGCGTACCTGGAACTGGCGATCAATCCGTAG
- the aroQ gene encoding type II 3-dehydroquinate dehydratase has product MPRTLANAPIMILNGPNLNLLGQRQPEIYGSDTLADVEAMCVKAAAAHGGTVDFRQSNHEGQLVDWIQEARLNHCGIVINPGAYSHTSVAILDALNTCDGLPVLEVHISNIHQRESFRHHSYVSLRADGVIAGCGVQGYVFGVERVAALAGAGKADT; this is encoded by the coding sequence GTGCCCCGCACCCTGGCCAACGCCCCGATCATGATCCTGAACGGCCCCAACCTGAACCTCCTGGGCCAGCGCCAGCCGGAGATCTACGGTTCCGACACGCTCGCCGACGTCGAGGCGATGTGCGTCAAGGCGGCGGCCGCGCACGGCGGCACGGTGGACTTCCGGCAGTCCAACCACGAGGGGCAACTCGTCGACTGGATCCAGGAAGCGCGGTTGAACCACTGTGGCATCGTGATCAACCCGGGCGCCTACTCGCACACCTCGGTCGCGATCCTGGACGCCCTCAACACCTGCGACGGCCTGCCGGTGCTGGAGGTCCACATCTCCAACATCCACCAGCGCGAGTCCTTCCGGCACCACTCGTACGTCTCGCTGCGCGCGGACGGCGTCATCGCGGGGTGCGGGGTGCAGGGGTACGTGTTCGGCGTGGAGCGCGTCGCCGCGCTGGCGGGGGCTGGGAAGGCCGACACGTAA
- a CDS encoding amino acid ABC transporter permease, producing the protein MTVTKDESGREGADDKGDTTGGDMTRGGLTKGDEGSPADGYTPSVRRLERERYKRARARRATAIAALSTLFTGAVLYVVVVGAPGWPRTKETFFNGQYAREAFPKVLEGLWLNVRLLLICGVAVLVLGMLIAIARTLRGPVFFPLRVLAAAYTDFFRGLPLIINLMIVVFGVPALRLQGVTVDPVLLGGTALTLTYSAYVAEVFRAGIESVHPSQRAAARSLGLNNRQALRYVVLPQAVRRQVPPLLNDLVSLQKDTGLVSIGGAIDAVRAADIIVGRSLNYTPYIVAGLVFVALTIPMTRFTDWVTARMDRQRAQGGTT; encoded by the coding sequence GTGACGGTCACGAAGGACGAGTCCGGCCGGGAAGGCGCGGACGACAAGGGCGACACGACCGGGGGTGACATGACCCGGGGTGGCCTGACCAAGGGCGACGAGGGCTCCCCCGCCGACGGCTACACCCCCTCCGTGCGGCGGCTGGAGCGCGAGCGCTACAAACGCGCGCGTGCCCGCCGCGCCACGGCGATCGCGGCGCTCTCGACCCTGTTCACGGGTGCCGTCCTCTACGTGGTCGTCGTCGGTGCGCCCGGCTGGCCGCGCACCAAGGAGACCTTCTTCAACGGGCAGTACGCGCGCGAGGCGTTCCCCAAGGTCCTCGAAGGGCTGTGGCTGAACGTCCGGCTGCTGCTGATCTGCGGCGTCGCCGTGCTGGTTCTCGGCATGCTCATCGCCATCGCCCGGACCCTGCGCGGCCCGGTGTTCTTCCCGCTGCGGGTGCTGGCGGCGGCGTACACGGACTTCTTCCGCGGGCTGCCGCTGATCATCAACCTGATGATCGTGGTGTTCGGCGTCCCGGCTCTGCGCCTTCAGGGCGTGACCGTCGACCCCGTGCTGCTGGGCGGTACGGCCCTGACGCTGACGTACTCGGCGTACGTCGCCGAGGTGTTCCGCGCGGGCATCGAGTCCGTGCACCCCTCGCAGCGCGCCGCGGCCCGCTCGCTGGGCCTGAACAACCGGCAGGCGCTGCGCTACGTGGTGCTCCCCCAGGCGGTGCGCCGCCAGGTGCCGCCCCTGTTGAACGATCTGGTGTCCCTTCAGAAGGACACCGGCCTCGTCTCGATCGGCGGCGCGATCGACGCCGTCCGCGCGGCGGACATCATCGTGGGCCGCAGCCTCAACTACACGCCGTACATCGTCGCGGGGCTCGTCTTCGTGGCGCTGACCATCCCGATGACCCGCTTCACGGACTGGGTGACGGCCCGGATGGACCGTCAGCGGGCCCAGGGAGGAACGACATGA
- a CDS encoding MFS transporter, translating into MPRLAAASLAGTAIEFYDFFVYGTAAALVLGPLFFPTFSPLAGTLAAFATFGVGFVARPLGSVLFGHIGDRRGRRPVLVASLLLTGASTVAVGCVPTYDSIGVAAPLLLLVLRFLQGLGLGGEWGGAVLLTAEHAPAGRRALWSSFPQVGPAVGFVLANGVALALSATLTEAQFARWGWRVPFWAAGVLAVLGLWLRSSLPESPRFLEIDDHARVPLVEVVRDHWRLVLLTAGALAVGYAIFYAVTTWSLAYATERLGVSRPVMLTCIMAAVVVKGALTPVMALLGDRFGRRPLCLAGCAAAALWMFPMVALLATGEPLPMFVGFLGALVAFVTMFAVIAAYLPELYAPRVRCTGAAVGYNLGGVLGGALTPVVATALAEHSGRVPWGVGAYLTGIALLSLGCFALLPETRPVLASSAMQPQPATD; encoded by the coding sequence ATGCCACGGCTCGCGGCCGCCTCGCTCGCCGGGACGGCCATCGAGTTCTACGACTTCTTCGTCTACGGGACCGCGGCCGCGCTGGTCCTGGGGCCGCTGTTCTTCCCCACGTTCTCGCCGCTGGCGGGGACGCTGGCCGCGTTCGCGACGTTCGGCGTGGGGTTCGTGGCCCGGCCGCTGGGATCGGTGCTGTTCGGGCACATCGGGGACCGGCGCGGACGCCGGCCCGTCCTCGTCGCCTCCCTGCTGCTGACCGGCGCCTCGACGGTCGCGGTCGGCTGTGTGCCGACGTACGACTCGATCGGGGTGGCCGCGCCCCTGCTGCTGCTCGTCCTGCGTTTCCTGCAGGGGCTCGGGCTCGGCGGGGAGTGGGGCGGAGCGGTGCTGCTGACCGCGGAGCACGCGCCTGCCGGGCGGCGCGCGCTGTGGTCGAGCTTTCCGCAGGTCGGGCCCGCGGTGGGCTTCGTGCTCGCCAACGGGGTGGCGCTGGCCCTGTCGGCGACGCTGACCGAGGCGCAGTTCGCGCGGTGGGGGTGGCGAGTGCCGTTCTGGGCGGCCGGGGTACTGGCCGTGCTCGGGTTGTGGCTCAGGTCGTCGCTGCCCGAGAGCCCGCGGTTCCTGGAGATCGACGACCACGCGCGCGTGCCGCTCGTCGAGGTCGTCCGCGACCACTGGCGGCTCGTCCTGCTGACCGCCGGCGCGCTCGCCGTCGGGTACGCGATCTTCTACGCCGTGACGACCTGGTCCCTGGCGTACGCGACGGAGCGGCTCGGCGTGAGCCGTCCCGTCATGCTGACCTGCATCATGGCCGCCGTGGTGGTAAAGGGGGCGCTGACGCCCGTGATGGCGCTGCTCGGCGACCGCTTCGGCCGGCGGCCGTTGTGCCTCGCCGGATGCGCGGCGGCCGCGCTGTGGATGTTCCCGATGGTCGCCCTGCTCGCGACCGGCGAGCCGCTGCCGATGTTCGTCGGGTTCCTGGGGGCGCTGGTCGCGTTCGTGACGATGTTCGCGGTGATCGCGGCGTATCTGCCGGAGCTGTACGCGCCGCGCGTGCGCTGTACCGGTGCGGCGGTCGGTTACAATCTCGGCGGTGTCCTCGGGGGCGCGCTCACCCCGGTCGTGGCGACGGCACTCGCGGAGCACTCGGGGCGGGTGCCGTGGGGTGTGGGCGCGTATCTGACGGGGATCGCGCTGCTCAGTCTGGGCTGCTTCGCCCTGCTGCCGGAGACCCGGCCGGTGCTGGCGTCGTCCGCGATGCAGCCGCAGCCGGCTACGGATTGA